In one Ralstonia pickettii genomic region, the following are encoded:
- a CDS encoding TIGR04222 domain-containing membrane protein, with product MTQKDPAAPTDADRQACLLRLSQYSPDAPDAPVPYSQRLAETEGWSRLYTLTVIEEYKRFAYLAVFAGHPVTPSESIDAAWHLHLQYSKEYWTVFCGEVLRAPLHHAPGIGAPDEDDAYAQHYAQTLESYRRTFGEEPPADVWPRPEQPEAAQASETIVPTRHAPDPVMPPPASTARSFMPSVWLVIGVSLIAITTNVASDVHVLSYSGPRFLAFYLSVCVMACLLIRGLHRAAYSRNPWGAAGGSVPRQLTPAEAALIAGDATRMAQVAALTLLDAGAIRIVPPAKKKRDCDTYVVANQDRPPERDVNAWTWLARQTQQRSPWPNFRDRLVDDAPDMTDRLRSEGWMWTRGAMRGTTLAAWAIVLATLWLGVMKVSVGLSRGRPVMWLLMEMALFGIVYWWVTARLIGVGRAGPTAGANAALDVYRQRGQQGPRSGLSTHDLLWLTAFGGTSVLANTAWAGYRSMMGPPAGASSGGSGGDTSSNCSSSSNGSSSCSSSSCGSSGCGGCSSS from the coding sequence GTGACGCAGAAAGATCCGGCAGCGCCGACCGACGCAGATCGCCAGGCCTGCCTGCTTCGGCTGAGCCAATACTCGCCCGATGCGCCTGACGCGCCGGTCCCTTACAGCCAACGTCTGGCGGAGACTGAAGGGTGGTCGCGTTTATATACGCTGACCGTCATCGAGGAATACAAGCGCTTCGCGTATCTGGCGGTCTTTGCTGGGCACCCCGTCACACCTTCCGAATCCATCGATGCCGCCTGGCATCTCCATCTGCAATATTCGAAAGAGTATTGGACGGTGTTCTGCGGCGAAGTACTGCGCGCGCCGCTGCATCATGCGCCTGGGATTGGCGCGCCGGACGAAGACGACGCCTACGCGCAGCATTACGCGCAAACACTGGAAAGCTATCGGCGCACGTTCGGCGAGGAGCCGCCGGCCGATGTCTGGCCGCGGCCGGAGCAGCCCGAGGCTGCCCAGGCGTCGGAAACCATCGTCCCCACACGGCATGCGCCGGATCCGGTCATGCCGCCGCCCGCATCCACAGCGCGCTCATTCATGCCATCCGTATGGCTTGTGATCGGCGTCAGCCTCATCGCAATCACCACGAATGTCGCCTCGGATGTTCATGTGCTGAGCTATTCAGGGCCACGCTTTCTCGCGTTCTATCTGAGTGTGTGCGTGATGGCGTGTCTGCTGATCCGGGGCCTGCATCGCGCTGCCTACAGCCGGAACCCCTGGGGGGCCGCGGGTGGCAGCGTACCGCGTCAGCTGACACCTGCCGAAGCCGCGCTGATCGCCGGCGATGCGACGCGAATGGCGCAGGTTGCGGCCTTGACGTTGCTGGATGCAGGAGCGATCCGCATCGTCCCTCCAGCAAAGAAAAAACGAGACTGCGACACCTACGTGGTCGCGAACCAGGACCGCCCCCCAGAGCGCGACGTCAACGCATGGACATGGCTCGCCCGGCAAACGCAGCAGCGCTCGCCATGGCCGAACTTCCGGGATCGGCTCGTCGACGACGCACCCGATATGACAGACCGGCTACGCAGCGAGGGATGGATGTGGACCCGCGGCGCGATGCGCGGAACGACGCTCGCAGCCTGGGCCATTGTGCTGGCGACGCTGTGGCTCGGTGTGATGAAGGTCTCTGTGGGCTTGTCGCGAGGGCGCCCGGTGATGTGGCTGCTGATGGAGATGGCGCTGTTTGGAATCGTCTACTGGTGGGTGACGGCGCGGCTGATCGGCGTGGGCCGTGCCGGCCCCACCGCGGGGGCCAACGCGGCGCTCGATGTTTATCGGCAGCGCGGCCAGCAGGGGCCACGTTCAGGTTTGTCGACGCACGATCTACTGTGGTTGACTGCGTTTGGCGGCACCAGCGTGCTGGCCAACACAGCATGGGCCGGATACCGATCGATGATGGGACCACCCGCCGGCGCCAGTTCCGGCGGCTCCGGAGGCGACACGTCGAGCAACTGCAGCTCAAGCAGCAATGGCTCCAGCAGCTGCAGCTCGAGTAGCTGCGGATCCAGCGGCTGCGGTGGTTGTTCGAGCAGTTAG